The following nucleotide sequence is from Triticum dicoccoides isolate Atlit2015 ecotype Zavitan chromosome 7B, WEW_v2.0, whole genome shotgun sequence.
AGTTTTTTGGTAGTCTGATGGCATGTCCTGATGTAGTAGCCGGACTTGTGTAATGCATCGTTGATGTAAGTTGCAggagtttgtatggatttgaggtATGTTAATTGAGGTGTCCAGTTGTGAGAAGGGAAATTTGAAGCGTGACCTGTTAGTGTCCGCAGACGCGTTGAGGGATCGAATTTGtcaagtccggttgtagatgctcttatagcATGACAATTTGGGAGATTTTTGAAGGAAATGCTAAGGAAAAACATTGTTCGTTCGTGTGAGCCTTCCTGCGGGAAAGTTCATTTACCCGAGACAATAGGGAACGACAGGTCAATGACCTTTACCCAAGACAATAGGGAACGACAGGTCAATGACCTGACCTTGTAACTTTGTTACATATACCTGGGGGGCGGGGCAAATATTGAAAAGTCATACTTAAATGTTTTGAAAAATTCGGGATTTTTTGTGAATGTTCACAAGGCATGTGACTACAGACCCTAAGAAAATTAGATCCAAATTCAAAACACACATTGCAAAACAAGAAAGACAAATCTAAAATGAATAGTGTCAAAACAAATCTAAAATGAGTAGTTTggggtgatgttgctgttttcagcgtCCTTGTatctgccttgggtgtgtgtgttgtgttggTGTGGGGTGTGTGTTTGTATCGACTTGCTCGGtgattgttgctttatttataaagcgggggaaaccctttttctcaaAACAAGGCAAAACATGAATAGGGTCACATATGAATTTGTCGTTTTGTTTCCCAATGTATATTTCAAATTTTAATCCGATTTTTTTACGGGTTATGGACATATGTATTGTGAACAtccataaaaaaattcagaattttttgaaacatccAAATGTGACTTTTCAAAATTTGGAGCATGGAGCATGTGAACGGTGGCCACCTGATATCTACCCATCAACCGGGTTCTTGCAGAATATGCATATTTAACCCAATCCAATATAAGATCCACAAAAAACTCAAAATATATCCATCAAAATCACCCCTTCATATCTCTCCTATACATCGTTCTTCTCTTCACAAAATGATGCTGGCCGCCCAACATCAAGCCAAGAAGTGGTCATTGTCTGGCACCTCATCCTTCAGGTATTATTGTCAGCCACTTAAAATTAGTTATATGGCACCCCTCGACGCGCTtatcagtttttttttctttttttgcgagaaCGTGGCTGAGAGGAAGCTTACAAGAGTTCAGCAGCTGGTTGCTGGCGCAAAACCTCATCCAGCCCCTGCAGAGTTGGAAATGGCGTTCCCAAGGAGCCCTGCATCCACCGTGAGCAGCTATGTTTCTACTCCGACGCTGAGTAGCTGCCCCAGCTCCTCCATCTCCACAGGCTGCAGCACACCTGCCACCCCAAACCCCTTTGCGGTCGCAGCAATAAGCCCCGCCGCGATCCGGCATATAGTTTCAGCCGGACATGCCGGTGAGCACAAGCCGGCGCTAGCAGCCACAGGAACTCCTGAATTCACACAGGGAAAGAAGCTTCAGCAGCATCAGGATCACACGCCGGCGCTAGCAGCCACAGGAGCTCCTGACTTCACACAGGGACAGAAGCATCAGCAGCATCAGGATCTTCCGGAATCAGCAGCGAAGTTCCCTAAGCAAGAAAACCCAGCACTAGCAACCACAGTCCACAGGAGGTACGGAATTCATACAGGGAAAGAAGCTTCAGCAGCATCAGGATCTTCTTGAATCAGGAGCGAAGTTCCCTAAGCAAGAAATCAATGGCTGGGAGCATCCAGACCTCTGTTCACCATCAAAGCTGCTCAAGAACGTAACTACTTCTATCAAGGAGATCAGTCGCTGGGCAAGATCTTCAACGGGGTCAAAGGTGAACTCAAATATCCGGCTCTTGGAGTCTGTGTTTTCTTTGATACAAGTGGTAACTTCGACAGCACCACACCCAGATCACGTCGTTGCCATGATACGAGTCCACGAAGCGCTTGCTAACCTGTTGCTGGTCCTGCCCAAGAATATATTCCCTTTCCTGTTGCAACACTTCGCTCAGTTTGTAGATGAATTATGCCCGAAAAGAGGTGCATCGCTATAAGAAAGGTTTGGAAACGCACTGCATGATTTGCGAAGAAGCATAAGTAGTGGTCTTCAGGTGCTCAAAGACATGATCTTGGACTATACATCTGACGTGGTCCCCCAAGGTGGTGGTATCCATGAGATCACCAAATACTTGTTAAAATACATCATGTCACTTCTGGACAACGGCACCTCTCTCAAGATCATACTTGTCGGTGGTGAACAGGATGGCAAGGTTGCAATGGAGACGCTGCAAGATATTGTTGCTACCTTGATCTCTCACTTGGAAATTATGCTTGAGAAAGAATCTCAGCGATATAAAGATGCAGGGTTAAAACAAATGTTCATGGTGAATAACGTGAACTTTGTGTTGCATCAAGTAGAAGGCTCAAAGATAAGGTATCTTCTAGGAGATGATTGGGTTCTGAAGCACCAAGACCAAACGAAGgaccatatctcatcgttcatcaaCATTTCTTGGGAATCTGTCATGTATTGCTTCCATGTAAAGACCAACAAAATCCCAATCTTTTCTAGCCTACCAACACTGCAAATATTTAACCTGCAATTTGAGAAAACTTACTTGACTCAGAAGACATGGAAAGTTGAAAATCCTCTGCTCCGGTCCAATATGCGTAAATCAGTATCAGAGAAGCTTGTTCAGGCTTACAGTACATACCTTGAGAATCACAAAAACAAAGCTCCAAAGCTTATGAAGTACACCCCTGAAGATCTTGAAGAGCTGCTGTCAGATCTGTTTGAAGGATAATGGGCATAGCTAAAAAGAGGACAAAGCACAGATGCATGTGATAATACTTGTCAACAAATCTGAAGGATAAATGATCCCTTGAGCTAGCAAGAAGATCGGATTTTCAGATTGATGTTTCCAAAGCTTGCGTAGTGAATATGGTACTGTAACTGATATATCCTTCATATGTTAAGATTGAACTGTACCTGAGGTTCTAGAAGTTGTGTGGTTGTTGTAGTGTGAACCATGTATAAATTTTGCAAGTAAACAACTGTAACACACACTCCCTTTGTCtcaaaatgtaagacattttttgacactatatcagtgtcaaaaaaatgtcttacattttgagacagagggagtactgtTTTCTGCACCAAGAAAAACAACTCTCGAACCACCAACGGAGCGCGGTGTGCCACTGCACACTAA
It contains:
- the LOC119335253 gene encoding uncharacterized protein LOC119335253; amino-acid sequence: MAFPRSPASTVSSYVSTPTLSSCPSSSISTGCSTPATPNPFAVAAISPAAIRHIVSAGHAGEHKPALAATGTPEFTQGKKLQQHQDHTPALAATGAPDFTQGQKHQQHQDLPESAAKFPKQENPALATTVHRRYGIHTGKEASAASGSS
- the LOC119335252 gene encoding exocyst complex component EXO70E2-like, giving the protein MILDYTSDVVPQGGGIHEITKYLLKYIMSLLDNGTSLKIILVGGEQDGKVAMETLQDIVATLISHLEIMLEKESQRYKDAGLKQMFMVNNVNFVLHQVEGSKIRYLLGDDWVLKHQDQTKDHISSFINISWESVMYCFHVKTNKIPIFSSLPTLQIFNLQFEKTYLTQKTWKVENPLLRSNMRKSVSEKLVQAYSTYLENHKNKAPKLMKYTPEDLEELLSDLFEG